The genomic interval CCGCCGAAAAGAAGGGAACGCTGCTTCGCTCCGCTGGATGCGTCGGATCCCGTATAACAAGGGATCTTtttaacaacaaattcaaacatGTGGTCGCAAAATGCTATCCAGCTCTTTTGTTGCGTAGCAATAGAAGCCTGCTCATGCTGCTTTGGCGGCGCTTTTTCGCCTTCTCTTCGCTCTGGACAGGAGCGCTAGTGGGCACGGGGAGGGAGCAGGCGAAGCGTGTCATTCGTAATGAACAGAAAGATACCACTACTTCGCCTCTTTGTTGGAGCGCCGGCGCGAACACAGTGGTATCTGACCAGGACCAGAAACTGATTCGAATTTGGATCTTGACATGTCGGTGGTTTTTAACCGTGGGCATCATGCCAGGAAGTTGGTGGGCTCATCATGAATTAGGTCGGGGTGGCTGGTGGTTTCGGGATCCCGTAGAAAATGCTTCTTTTATGCCTTGGGTATTAGCCACAGCTCGTATTCATTCCGTAATTCTACCCCTTCTTCATTCTTGGATCTCGGTTCTTAATATTGTGACTCTTCCATGCTGTGTCTCAGGAACCTTTTCAATACGGTC from Arachis duranensis cultivar V14167 unplaced genomic scaffold, aradu.V14167.gnm2.J7QH unplaced_Scaffold_54956, whole genome shotgun sequence carries:
- the LOC127744523 gene encoding probable cytochrome c biosynthesis protein — its product is MAFGLCRSKMMNGIVALHSPPMRKDAAEKKGTLLRSAGCVGSRITRDLFNNKFKHVVAKCYPALLLRSNRSLLMLLWRRFFAFSSLWTGALVGTGREQAKRVIRNEQKDTTTSPLCWSAGANTVVSDQDQKLIRIWILTCRWFLTVGIMPGSWWAHHELGRGGWWFRDPVENASFMPWVLATARTFSIRSGLLASVHSFATDDTRGIFLWRFFLLMTGISMILFSQMKQQASILQLVLFLLWLSQSIGDFLVFAACDGVVGAEGPPSPPVVQIPEAPLGAPELHPEPPVIPVLDEPLQPD